From Halapricum desulfuricans, a single genomic window includes:
- a CDS encoding J domain-containing protein, producing the protein MPEPDPDAIDYYARIGVSPEADREAIERRRKQADRRFSPMGSSPDADEKRHMRINEASNVLEDADRRRRYDSLYESLGPINGTLAFETLSTDVIDAVRDSERLSAHLRGFIEVLGPEAGSRQFARYYDRLETPVPDAIDSTALPNGYSVADTGFGIAAWSWQQAGRPCSFSLWVTGGQQLWRTAVLEPESVDRLVGDLRASGPAAVPDPAGDASSDPSLDHSDGVSSDGTPTTQISLGHPSSAVVDRLEDDDSLPSMAETSSWVSTPVDRLRRVVSYVVATGGWAVGTAVGSIGSGVVGSLLAAVAFLPLLAVTLVVQSSLPELSITGLPLVDPASPVTSLGLFHYLVAGVAATTAAWITGRLLVRIHRHRAASLPRDAWLVFGSALLALAGALFLGIGQSELSQWPGLALTAVLAAFTFQASMDVGAPRSLARLCRTVATLSFALAGAVAALAVLALVAANVSSSAFEAVATVVVTVPVVDSTLFSPANAELVVVGFAALAIVPLALTTLYSLAYALESAALRIRSYVS; encoded by the coding sequence ATGCCAGAGCCCGACCCGGACGCCATCGATTACTACGCGCGGATCGGCGTGTCGCCCGAGGCCGACCGCGAGGCGATCGAGCGCCGGCGCAAGCAGGCCGATCGGCGCTTCTCTCCGATGGGGTCCAGCCCCGACGCCGACGAGAAACGCCACATGCGGATCAACGAGGCCAGTAACGTCCTCGAAGACGCCGACAGACGGCGCCGCTACGACAGTCTCTACGAGTCGCTCGGCCCGATCAACGGGACGCTGGCGTTCGAGACGCTCTCGACGGACGTGATCGACGCCGTCCGGGACAGCGAGCGTCTGTCCGCGCATCTCCGCGGGTTCATCGAGGTTCTCGGGCCGGAAGCCGGCTCCCGCCAGTTCGCCCGCTATTACGACCGTCTGGAGACGCCCGTCCCGGACGCGATCGACTCCACGGCGTTACCGAACGGCTATTCGGTCGCGGACACCGGATTCGGCATCGCTGCCTGGAGCTGGCAGCAGGCCGGCCGACCCTGCTCGTTCTCGCTGTGGGTGACCGGCGGCCAGCAACTCTGGCGCACGGCAGTTCTGGAGCCCGAATCGGTCGATCGGCTGGTTGGCGACCTTCGGGCGAGCGGTCCGGCAGCCGTCCCTGATCCGGCCGGCGACGCGTCGTCCGACCCGTCCCTGGATCACAGTGACGGCGTGTCGAGCGACGGCACGCCGACGACACAGATCAGTCTCGGCCATCCGAGCTCGGCCGTCGTCGACCGGCTCGAAGACGACGACTCGCTCCCGTCGATGGCCGAGACCTCCTCGTGGGTATCGACGCCGGTCGACCGACTTCGCCGCGTCGTCTCGTACGTCGTCGCGACGGGCGGCTGGGCCGTTGGCACTGCTGTCGGCTCGATCGGCAGCGGGGTCGTCGGCTCGCTCCTGGCGGCAGTCGCGTTCCTGCCGCTGTTGGCCGTCACGCTCGTGGTCCAGTCGTCGCTGCCCGAGCTATCGATCACCGGACTCCCGCTTGTCGACCCCGCCAGCCCAGTCACGTCTCTCGGGCTCTTCCACTACCTGGTCGCCGGTGTGGCCGCGACCACCGCCGCGTGGATCACGGGACGACTGCTCGTGCGGATCCACCGTCACAGAGCGGCGTCGCTCCCGCGTGACGCCTGGCTCGTGTTCGGCTCGGCGCTGCTGGCGCTCGCGGGCGCGCTGTTCCTCGGTATCGGCCAGTCCGAACTGTCACAGTGGCCGGGGCTGGCCCTCACTGCCGTGCTGGCGGCGTTCACCTTCCAGGCGTCGATGGACGTCGGCGCACCGCGGTCGCTGGCGCGTCTGTGTCGAACCGTCGCGACGCTCTCGTTCGCGCTGGCCGGCGCAGTCGCCGCTCTCGCCGTTCTCGCTCTCGTCGCCGCGAACGTGTCGTCGTCGGCCTTCGAGGCCGTCGCCACGGTCGTCGTGACTGTCCCGGTCGTCGATTCGACGCTGTTCAGCCCGGCAAACGCCGAACTGGTCGTCGTCGGGTTCGCCGCGCTGGCTATCGTTCCGCTCGCGCTGACGACGCTGTACAGCCTGGCCTACGCGCTCGAATCAGCCGCGCTTCGCATCCGCTCGTACGTGTCCTGA
- a CDS encoding Hsp70 family protein: protein MVDGYAVGIDLGTTNSAIAAVTGDEPEIIPNSDGERTTPSVVMIDENDETVVGQSAANQAVSKAGRTIQRIKRHMGEEDYAVEIDGEAYRPEQISALILSRLLADGEAYLGRDVDSAVITVPAYFGDAERQATRSAGEIAGIDVEHVMTEPTAACLAYGLQETGDADEEETHERRHVFVYDLGGGTFDATLVEIDLEHNHIEVKNTDGDRQLGGEDWTQRIVDHLADIAREEGDLEVAGDPEQEQRLYDAAVRAKHDLSSREQTEITIPYLGPEYNLETTLTRETFQELTADLLDQTIDSVDELFDRSEKDIEEVDEVLLIGGATRMTQVQQTVESYFGMEPLRSVNPDEAVALGAATQAELMSTSGDTTADDVLPGEEDLLLVDVTPQPIGIELHDGDFAPVVDQDEKVPISQSDDRFTTVMDDQTGVRFPIYQGQAEAAEENTKLGEMVLSGIPKAPAGEPTLEIDFEVQSDGTLEASATHVESGESVDTTIESGVRLSEKEIEQMKEALPTLKDRAVAGADQKEA, encoded by the coding sequence ATGGTAGACGGGTACGCAGTGGGGATCGACCTCGGAACGACCAACAGCGCCATCGCGGCGGTCACGGGGGACGAACCTGAGATCATTCCGAACAGCGACGGGGAACGAACGACGCCGTCTGTCGTCATGATCGACGAGAACGACGAGACGGTCGTGGGGCAGTCGGCGGCCAACCAGGCCGTCAGCAAGGCCGGGCGGACGATACAGCGCATCAAGCGTCACATGGGCGAGGAGGACTACGCCGTCGAGATTGACGGCGAGGCGTATCGGCCCGAACAGATCTCGGCGCTGATCCTCTCGCGGCTGCTGGCCGACGGCGAGGCATACCTGGGTCGTGACGTCGACTCGGCGGTCATCACTGTGCCGGCCTATTTCGGCGACGCGGAACGGCAGGCCACCCGCAGCGCCGGCGAGATCGCGGGGATCGACGTCGAACACGTCATGACCGAGCCGACGGCGGCCTGTCTGGCCTACGGACTCCAGGAGACAGGCGACGCCGACGAGGAGGAGACCCACGAGCGCCGGCACGTGTTCGTCTACGATCTCGGCGGGGGAACCTTCGACGCGACGCTGGTCGAAATCGATCTCGAACACAACCACATCGAGGTCAAAAACACCGACGGCGACCGCCAGCTCGGCGGCGAGGACTGGACCCAGCGGATCGTCGACCACCTCGCAGATATCGCACGCGAGGAGGGCGACCTTGAGGTCGCGGGCGATCCAGAACAGGAACAACGGCTCTACGACGCCGCGGTGCGGGCGAAACACGATCTGTCCAGTCGCGAGCAGACCGAGATCACGATCCCGTATCTCGGTCCCGAGTACAACCTGGAGACGACGCTCACTCGCGAGACGTTCCAGGAGTTGACCGCGGACCTGCTCGATCAGACTATCGACTCGGTCGACGAGCTGTTCGACCGTTCGGAGAAGGACATCGAGGAGGTCGACGAGGTGCTGTTGATCGGCGGTGCGACCCGGATGACACAGGTCCAGCAGACGGTCGAATCCTACTTCGGGATGGAGCCGCTGCGCTCTGTCAACCCCGACGAGGCGGTCGCGCTCGGTGCCGCAACCCAGGCCGAGTTGATGTCCACGAGCGGGGACACGACTGCCGACGACGTGCTGCCGGGCGAGGAGGACCTGCTGCTCGTGGACGTCACGCCCCAGCCGATCGGGATCGAACTCCACGACGGCGACTTCGCGCCGGTCGTCGACCAGGACGAGAAGGTCCCGATCAGCCAGAGCGACGACCGCTTTACAACCGTCATGGACGATCAGACCGGCGTCCGGTTCCCGATCTATCAGGGACAGGCCGAGGCGGCCGAGGAGAACACCAAACTCGGCGAGATGGTGCTCTCAGGCATCCCGAAAGCACCCGCCGGCGAGCCGACGCTGGAAATCGACTTCGAGGTGCAATCGGACGGCACGCTGGAGGCGTCGGCGACCCACGTCGAATCGGGCGAGTCGGTCGACACGACGATCGAATCGGGCGTCCGCCTCTCCGAGAAGGAGATCGAGCAGATGAAAGAGGCGCTGCCGACGCTGAAAGACCGCGCCGTCGCCGGTGCCGACCAGAAGGAAGCGTAG